In the Juglans microcarpa x Juglans regia isolate MS1-56 chromosome 6D, Jm3101_v1.0, whole genome shotgun sequence genome, one interval contains:
- the LOC121235783 gene encoding uncharacterized protein LOC121235783 isoform X2, translating into MAVVCVLDSDNEDSANDRNISELISRLRTAYRTKDFDRVEEILVSREVNLKRELNKQKCEVELWKRRFEELGIRVSKLEEDTAMLMDMGPQVSKKCGDNASVKEEKCCEKGRVENGTNTVDVSIQDNGFDFDENTSVAASAGLNLRSPTKTDGDLQCAARPTSASRAIVDIFDSDDDHAPGGILCREENKDLIDKVISRMLKRKQTSCVSENLNGGDHEGDDDICPTSKRKMKRQQELIRDTDGSRANHCSDSTAFSGSQNVNKLISSSRQDVIENMNGGIHKVGATAVSSGCKNVDKLTSSSRQCEEKMKTVHASRNLMHELVLEGDSDSSSSSSDSDDEFISSRIAKLKRKWRV; encoded by the exons ATGGCAGTTGTGTGTGTTTTAGACAGCGACAACGAAGATAGCGCCAACGATCGAAACATTTCGGAATTGATTTCTAGATTAAGAACCGCTTACCGGACGAAGGATTTCGACCGAGTCGAAGAGATTCTGGTATCCAGAGAAGTAAACTTGAAGAGGGAGCTCAATAAGCAAAAGTGCGAGGTTGAGCTTTGGAAGAGGAGGTTTGAAGAGTTAGGGATTAGAGTTTCTAAATTGGAGGAAGATACTGCAATGCTGATGGATATGGGGCCTCAGGTTTCAAAGAAATGTGGCGATAACGCGTCGGTAAAGGAGGAGAAGTGTTGTGAAAAGGGGAGAGTTGAAAATGGGACTAATACTGTCGACGTGAGCATTCAGGATAATGGGTTTGATTTCGACGAAAATACGAGTGTAGCAGCCAGTGCAGGCCTTAATTTGCGTTCGCCCACTAAAACAGATGGGGATTTGCAGTGTGCAG CTCGTCCAACATCTGCATCAAGAGCCATTGTTGACATCTTTGATAGTGATGATGATCACGCTCCAGGAGGAATTTTGTGcagagaagaaaacaaagacCTCATAGACAAGGTGATCTCCAGAAtgcttaaaagaaaacaaacttcATGTGTAAGTGAGAACTTAAATGGTGGTGATCATGAAGGAGATGATGATATATGTCCAACTAGTAAACGAAAGATGAAGCGGCAACAAGAATTGATTCGTGATACTGATGGTTCTCGTGCCAATCATTGCTCGGATTCAACAGCTTTTTCTGGTAGTCAAAATGTTAATAAACTTATTAGCTCATCAAGGCAGGATGTAATTGAGAACATGAATGGTGGTATTCACAAAGTGGGAG CTACTGCAGTCTCTTCTGGTTGTAAAAATGTTGATAAACTTACTAGTTCATCAAGACAATGTGAGGAGAAAATGAAGACTGTTCATGCTTCAAGAAATCTTATGCATGAACTTGTTTTGGAGGGGGATAGTGACAGCAGTTCCAGTTCATCTGATAGTGACGATGAGTTTATTAGTTCGAGaattgcaaaattaaaaagaaaatggagggtTTAA
- the LOC121235783 gene encoding uncharacterized protein LOC121235783 isoform X1, producing MAVVCVLDSDNEDSANDRNISELISRLRTAYRTKDFDRVEEILVSREVNLKRELNKQKCEVELWKRRFEELGIRVSKLEEDTAMLMDMGPQVSKKCGDNASVKEEKCCEKGRVENGTNTVDVSIQDNGFDFDENTSVAASAGLNLRSPTKTDGDLQCAARPTSASRAIVDIFDSDDDHAPGGILCREENKDLIDKVISRMLKRKQTSCVSENLNGGDHEGDDDICPTSKRKMKRQQELIRDTDGSRANHCSDSTAFSGSQNVNKLISSSRQDVIENMNGGIHKVGGNIFRTSTRDMKEEEESIRDIDDCPVNCCSATAVSSGCKNVDKLTSSSRQCEEKMKTVHASRNLMHELVLEGDSDSSSSSSDSDDEFISSRIAKLKRKWRV from the exons ATGGCAGTTGTGTGTGTTTTAGACAGCGACAACGAAGATAGCGCCAACGATCGAAACATTTCGGAATTGATTTCTAGATTAAGAACCGCTTACCGGACGAAGGATTTCGACCGAGTCGAAGAGATTCTGGTATCCAGAGAAGTAAACTTGAAGAGGGAGCTCAATAAGCAAAAGTGCGAGGTTGAGCTTTGGAAGAGGAGGTTTGAAGAGTTAGGGATTAGAGTTTCTAAATTGGAGGAAGATACTGCAATGCTGATGGATATGGGGCCTCAGGTTTCAAAGAAATGTGGCGATAACGCGTCGGTAAAGGAGGAGAAGTGTTGTGAAAAGGGGAGAGTTGAAAATGGGACTAATACTGTCGACGTGAGCATTCAGGATAATGGGTTTGATTTCGACGAAAATACGAGTGTAGCAGCCAGTGCAGGCCTTAATTTGCGTTCGCCCACTAAAACAGATGGGGATTTGCAGTGTGCAG CTCGTCCAACATCTGCATCAAGAGCCATTGTTGACATCTTTGATAGTGATGATGATCACGCTCCAGGAGGAATTTTGTGcagagaagaaaacaaagacCTCATAGACAAGGTGATCTCCAGAAtgcttaaaagaaaacaaacttcATGTGTAAGTGAGAACTTAAATGGTGGTGATCATGAAGGAGATGATGATATATGTCCAACTAGTAAACGAAAGATGAAGCGGCAACAAGAATTGATTCGTGATACTGATGGTTCTCGTGCCAATCATTGCTCGGATTCAACAGCTTTTTCTGGTAGTCAAAATGTTAATAAACTTATTAGCTCATCAAGGCAGGATGTAATTGAGAACATGAATGGTGGTATTCACAAAGTGGGAGGTAATATATTTCGAACTAGTACACGAGAtatgaaggaagaagaagaatcgaTTCGTGATATTGATGATTGTCCTGTGAATTGTTGCTCAGCTACTGCAGTCTCTTCTGGTTGTAAAAATGTTGATAAACTTACTAGTTCATCAAGACAATGTGAGGAGAAAATGAAGACTGTTCATGCTTCAAGAAATCTTATGCATGAACTTGTTTTGGAGGGGGATAGTGACAGCAGTTCCAGTTCATCTGATAGTGACGATGAGTTTATTAGTTCGAGaattgcaaaattaaaaagaaaatggagggtTTAA
- the LOC121235781 gene encoding protein SPA1-RELATED 2-like — protein MNEVSVLSMDEVVGGATQLGAVEGAHLQSKESEYSLKSERCNILESGEMFIPGEGDYSQIPPQEFAVQEGKNLNRSINHGNGLEHPHATPCSIDDTGVMVEELRVTNYKGSNLAIVGTSNNRERMQARKNQWQHLYSGSGGGNSHAATIHRDNGPSMPGFWEDMECASFPELLAQKASGDDRNDKLEQFPNAENEGALGNNHGGIRTKILSKSGFSEFFVKQTLKGKGIIHKGPPRQGFHVEPRDQNSLKIAGSTMVASDVSQSVALKTEMPSPEGVARLGPGGSDHDGVSLRQWLKVGRHKASKIKCLNIFRQIVDGVSHSHSQGVALKDLRASSFRLLPSNQVKYIGSPVLREMLDSDVDHNTLHSNNGLLRKRPLEQVMFPSAALCAKKQKFKENVNFTRRWNHFPSRHGYKLETSHDSSIRITCPQDSCNEYNEDNPGRECETQSKSSSHCKPTIAQQHLTSLSDQLEEKWYRSPEELIEDGCTTSSNIYSLGVLLFELLGRFNTERAHAAAMSDLRHRILPPNFLSENPKEAGFCLWLIHPEPSLRPTTREILQSEVINGVEEVCAADLSSSIEQDDAESELLSHFLVSLKERKQEHASKLAEDISCLEADIEEVDRRCSLKNSFVNSYFHDDSLYRRENRLYQKERPSLDVLSQSSPISTTNELSFSRNVDQLESAYFSMRSKIQLPEGDAGIRPDKDLLRNREDWHLAQKDEDKQIPTDRIGAFFDGLCKYARYSKFEVRGILRNGDFNNSANVICSLSFDRDEDYFAAAGISKKIKIYEFNALYNDSVDFHYPVTEMSNKSKLSCVCWNNYVKNYLASTDYDGVVKLWDASTGQVVSQFAEHEKRAWSVDFSRVCPTNLASGSDDCSVKLWSINERNCLDTIKNIANVCCVQFSAHSSHLLAFGSADYRTYCFDLRFAKIPWCVLAGHEKAVSYVKFLDSETLVSASTDNTLKLWNLNKTSPSGLSTNACSLTLSGHTNEKNFVGLSTVDGYIACGSETNEVYAYHGSLPMPITSHKFGSIDPISGKETDEDNGQFVSSVCWRGKSEMVVAANSSGCIKVLQLV, from the exons ATGAATGAGGTCAGTGTGCTTAGCATGGACGAAGTAGTGGGCGGGGCGACCCAGTTAGGTGCTGTAGAGGGTGCACACCTCCAGAGCAAGGAGAGTGAGTattctctgaaatctgaaaggTGCAACATTTTGGAATCTGGGGAAATGTTTATACCTGGAGAAGGAGACTATTCCCAAATTCCACCCCAAGAATTTGCAGTCCAAGAGGGTAAGAATTTGAATAGGAGTATCAACCATGGGAATGGATTGGAACATCCCCATGCTACTCCTTGCTCTATTGATGACACTGGTGTCATGGTTGAAGAGTTGAGAGTGACTAATTACAAGGGCTCGAACTTGGCAATCGTTGGTACGTCAAACAATCGAGAAAGAATGCAGGCTAGGAAAAATCAATGGCAGCATCTTTATAGTGGATCAGGAGGTGGGAATTCACATGCTGCTACCATACACAGGGACAATGGTCCGTCGATGCCAGGTTTCTGGGAGGATATGGAATGTGCGTCTTTTCCGGAATTATTGGCTCAAAAAGCATCTGGTGATGATCGAAATGATAAATTGGAACAGTTTCCAAATGCTGAAAATGAAGGGGCATTGGGCAACAATCATGGAGGTATCCGAACAAAGATTTTATCTAAATCAGGGTTTTCTGAGTTTTTTGTTAAACAGACATTGAAGGGAAAGGGGATCATCCATAAAGGTCCTCCTCGTCAGGGCTTTCACGTTGAGCCAAGAGATCAGAATAGTTTGAAGATAGCAGGTAGTACTATGGTGGCTTCCGATGTATCACAGTCTGTGGCTTTGAAAACTGAAATGCCTTCTCCCGAAGGTGTTGCTAGGCTTGGGCCTGGTGGTTCTGATCATGATGGAGTCAGTTTGAGACAATGGCTAAAAGTTGGACGGCATAAAGCAAGTAAAATTAagtgtttgaatatatttagacAGATTGTGGATGGGGTCAGCCATTCTCACTCTCAAGGAGTTGCCTTGAAGGACTTACGAGCCTCTTCTTTCAGGTTGTTGCCATCAAATCAGGTTAAGTACATTGGGTCTCCTGTTCTCAGAGAAATGTTAGATAGTGACGTGGATCATAATACTTTGCACTCGAATAATGGTCTTCTGAGAAAAAGGCCCCTAGAGCAGGTAATGTTTCCCTCTGCTGCTTTATGTGCAAAGAAGCAAAAGTTCAAGGAGAATGTGAACTTCACTAGGCGGTGGAATCATTTCCCTTCTAGACATGGCTACAAACTTGAAACTTCACATGACAGCAGCATTAGAATCACTTGCCCACAGGATTCTTGTAATGAGTATAACGAAGATAACCCAGGTAGAGAATGTGAGACTCAGAGCAAGTCCAGCAGTCATTGTAAACCTACTATAGCTCAACAGCACTTGACGTCTTTAAGTGACCAGTTGGAAGAGAAGTGGTATAGAAGTCCCGAGGAGCTCATTGAGGATGGCTGCACTACTTCTTCGAATATATACTCTCTGGGTGTTCTTCTTTTTGAG CTACTTGGTCGTTTTAACACCGAAAGAGCTCATGCTGCAGCAATGTCAGATTTGCGTCATAGAATCCTTCCCCCTAATTTTTTATCCGAAAATCCCAAGGAAGCTGGATTCTGTCTCTGGCTAATTCATCCTGAGCCATCATTGCGCCCAACAACCAG GGAGATTCTACAATCTGAAGTGATTAATGGAGTGGAGGAGGTGTGTGCAGCAGACTTATCATCATCCATTGAACAAGATGATGCTGAATCAGAACTGCTATCGCATTTCCTTGTTTCATTGAAAGAGCGCAAGCAGGAACATGCTTCCAAGTTAGCAGAAGACATTAGCTGTTTAGAAGCGGATATTGAAGAGGTTGACAGGAGATGCAGTTTAAAGAACTCATTTGTTAATTCTTACTTTCATGATGACTCCCTCTATAGGAGGGAGAACAGGCTCTATCAAAAAGAACGACCAAGTTTGGATGTGCTTTCTCAATCATCCCCTATCTCTACTACAAATGAGTTGAGTTTCTCAAGGAATGTTGATCAGCTTGAAAGTGCTTACTTCTCCATGAGGTCCAAAATTCAGCTCCCTGAAGGTGATGCTGGAATACGCCCAGATAAGGATTTGCTGAGAAATCGTGAGGACTGGCATTTGGCCCAAAAGGATGAAGATAAACAGATTCCTACAGATCGCATCGGAGCTTTCTTTGATGGTTTATGCAAGTATGCTCGTTATAGTAAGTTTGAAGTGCGTGGGATACTAAGAAATGGGGATTTCAATAATTCTGCAAATGTCATTTGCTCTCTTAGCTTTGACCGGGATGAGGACTATTTTGCTGCTGCTGGgatatcaaagaaaataaagatatatgAATTTAATGCACTCTACAATGATTCTGTTGATTTTCATTATCCAGTAACTGAGATGTCAAATAAATCAAAGCTCAGTTGTGTTTGTTGGAACAACTATGTCAAGAACTATCTGGCTTCAACTGATTATGATGGTGTAGTGAAG TTATGGGATGCAAGTACTGGTCAAGTGGTTTCTCAATTTGCAGAGCACGAAAAGAGGGCTTGGTCTGTTGACTTCTCTCGAGTATGTCCGACAAATTTGGCTAGTGGCAGTGATGATTGCTCAGTGAAACTGTGGAGCATTAACGAG AGGAACTGTTTAGATACAATCAAGAACATTGCAAATGTCTGCTGTGTTCAGTTCTCCGCTCACTCCTCACATTTGCTGGCGTTTGGGTCTGCTGATTATCGGACTTATTGCTTCGACCTTCGGTTTGCTAAAATCCCTTGGTGTGTATTGGCTGGCCATGAGAAAGCTGTAAGCTATGTGAAATTTTTGGACTCTGAAACACTTGTTTCTGCATCCACTGACAACACATTAAAGCTTTGGAATCTCAACAAAACCAGTCCTAGTGGTCTGTCCACTAATGCCTGCAGCTTAACCCTTAGTGGACATACTAACGAGAAG AATTTTGTGGGGTTATCCACTGTTGATGGTTACATAGCATGTGGTTCAGAAACGAATGAG GTATATGCTTATCATGGATCTCTGCCTATGCCAATTACTTCCCACAAGTTTGGCTCCATTGATCCTATCTCCGGAAAAGAGACCGATGAAGACAATGGGCAGTTTGTTTCGAGTGTGTGTTGGAGAGGGAAATCAGAAATGGTTGTTGCTGCCAATTCCAGTGGGTGTATAAAAGTGTTGCAGTTGGTTTGA
- the LOC121235782 gene encoding serine/threonine-protein kinase MARK2, whose product MEQFRHIGEVLGSLKALMVLHDDIEFNQSQCRLLLDIFCLAFDTIAGEIRQNLKLEEKNRKWKALEQPLRELNRVFKEGELYIKHCLDSKDWWGKAISVHQNKDIVEYHIHNLFCYFPAVIEAIENAGEIAGLDEDEMQKRRVVLMGKYDKVWNDPKLFQWKFGKQYLIPREICNRLDSAWREDRWRLIEALEEKRSSVSASLTKNELQLCNLLLEKLNGSEQFKGKLFPSSILLGAKDYQVRRRLGGGSQYKEIQWLGESFVLRHFYGEIEPLNSEISSLLSLSHPNILQYLCGFYDEEKKECLLVKEFMNKDLRCYMKENRGLRRQILFSIPVVVDIMLQIARGMEYLHSQRIYHGDMNPSNILLKARNHTEGYFQAKVAGFGLSSITNSTSRNATKQNTEQNTANPFIWYAPEVLAEQEQPGSACTSKYTEKADVYSFGMLCFELLTGKVPFEDSHLQGEKMSRNIRSGERPLFTLPSPKYLVNLTKKCWQTDPTQRPSFSSICRILRSIKKFLAMSPDNGQPELQLPSVDYCDIEALFKRKFSAEGGGELAPVSQIPFQLFAYKLTEKDKTCMSIKDKSSDPANDVASTHREDEVSALDDQLVPASDAGSVCFDVLSFCSETPVKKVIARKKYPESKTRKVPGTPKSQTPRRSPAQLPLRKCAHSVKMNRGSKSPLVMSPLHPTIGRSSGSESGIM is encoded by the exons ATGGAACAATTCCGGCACATTGGAGAGGTACTTGGAAGTTTGAAGGCTCTCATGGTGTTGCATGACGATATTGAATTCAATCAATCTCAGTGCCGTTTGCTGCTTGATATTTTCTGTTTGGCATTTGACACGATCGCAGGGGAGATAAGGCAGAACCTGAAGTTGGAAGAGAAGAATAGGAAATGGAAAGCTCTTGAGCAGCCTTTGAGAGAGCTCAACAGAGTTTTCAAAGAAGGAGAGCTCTATATCAAGCATTGCTTGGATTCCAAGGATTGGTGGGGAAAAGCAATCAGTGTCCATCAGAACAAGGACATTGTTGAATATCACATCCAcaacttgttctgctacttcccGGCCGTAATTGAGGCCATTGAGAATGCTGGAGAGATAGCAGGACTTGATGAGGATGAGATGCAAAAGAGGAGAGTTGTGCTCATGGGGAAATATGATAAGGTTTGGAATGATCCTAAACTCTTCCAATGGAAATTTGGGAAGCAGTACTTGATCCCTCGAGAAATTTGCAACCGGTTGGATAGTGCTTGGAGGGAAGATAGATGGAGGCTAATTGAAGCACTAGAGGAGAAGAGAAGTTCGGTGTCTGCTTCATTGACAAAAAATGAGCTTCAGCTTTGCAACTTACTGCTCGAGAAACTAAATGGGTCAGAGCAATTTAAGGGGAAACTCTTTCCAAGTTCCATTTTATTAGGAGCAAAGGATTACCAAGTGAGGCGCCGGTTAGGAGGGGGAAGTCAGTACAAGGAAATTCAATGGTTGGGGGAAAGTTTTGTTTTGAGGCACTTCTATGGAGAGATTGAGCCTCTGAATTCTGAAATTTCCTCTCTCCTATCTCTTTCCCACCCCAACATATTGCAATACCTTTGTGGCTTTtatgatgaggagaagaaggagtGCTTACTTGTTAAGGAGTTTATGAACAAGGACCTTCGCTGCTACATGAAGGAGAACCGTGGCTTAAGGAGACAGATTCTATTCTCTATCCCGGTAGTCGTTGACATCATGCTTCAGATTGCAAGAGGCATGGAGTATCTCCACTCTCAGAGGATCTATCATGGAGATATGAACCCTTCTAACATCCTTCTCAAAGCGAGGAATCACACAGAAGGTTATTTTCAAGCAAAAGTCGCAGGTTTTGGTCTATCATCAATCACGAATTCTACTTCTCGAAatgcaacaaaacaaaacaccgAACAGAATACGGCAAACCCTTTTATTTGGTATGCACCTGAAGTTCTGGCTGAGCAAGAACAGCCTGGAAGTGCTTGCACTTCCAAATACACTGAGAAAGCTGATGTCTACAGCTTTGGGATGCTTTGCTTTGAGCTCTTGACAGGGAAGGTTCCTTTTGAAGACAGCCATCTTCAAGGAGAGAAGATGAGCCGAAATATAAGGTCAGGGGAGAGGCCTCTCTTTACATTGCCTTCACCTAAATACCTAGTGAACTTGACCAAAAAATGCTGGCAAACTGACCCAACACAGCGCCCAAGTTTCTCATCCATCTGTAGGATTTTACGCTCCATTAAGAAATTCCTGGCCATGAGCCCTGACAATGGTCAACCTGAACTGCAGTTACCTTCTGTAGACTACTGTGACATAGAGGCCTTGTTCAAAAGAAAGTTTTCTGCAGAAGGTGGTGGTGAGTTAGCCCCAGTATCTCAAATTCCATTTCAATTGTTCGCATATAAACTTACGGAGAAGGATAAGACTTGTATGAGCATCAAGGATAAGAGCAGTGATCCGGCAAATGATGTAGCCTCAACTCACAGAGAAGATGAAGTATCCGCGTTGGATGATCAATTGGTACCGGCCAGTGATGCAGGCTCAGTTTGTTTTGATGTGTTGTCATTTTGTTCTGAGACACCAGTTAAGAAAGTAATAGCAAGAAAGAAATATCCAGAATCGAAGACGAGAAAAGTCCCAG GAACACCAAAATCTCAGACACCAAGACGTTCACCAGCACAATTGCCATTGAGAAAATGTGCTCACAGTGTGAAGATGAACAGAGGGAGTAAGTCACCATTGGTTATGAGCCCCTTGCACCCAACTATAGGAAGGAGTTCTGGCTCAGAATCTGGGATAATGTAG